A segment of the Necator americanus strain Aroian chromosome IV, whole genome shotgun sequence genome:
ATACCGACCAATTCACGATGGCGACGTGAAGTTTGCACAGCCAGCTGGCTCCGTTGTTGCAGCTGCTCACTTTGATTCTTTTCGGCTTCATTTCATGATCCAAGGCTGGACTCATTTTGAAACTGTCTTTTATTCTACTTGCCGACTAAGAGGCCTTTCTTTCAAGTTTTAACTTTATAGTATCGCTTTACTGTATTACTGTATTTTGGAAGTATGAGAGGACAGCTATCTCATACTAACAAATGATGAGactaatagtaataacaattaGACTTATTCGACCAGAAGgctacttttttaaatgttggTCGCTGACGATATctaggaaatattttcttttcttgtttactaaccccgctagtcggtggaagtggtcagttgttttccttttgaaggtcttgcgtgATGTACTTGGGACAACACTGAGCCTAttcgaggagagaggaggagtttgatgggatatgcatggtatcaaagacctcgaaccattttcaagcctttgaaaaagacgagtttgtcgaaacgtcaggccattaaaaaagtttcacctaaacctcgttggcataacaagaaaacataaatacactaccaaatgccgaggtttcaagaagacaggacttggagattttctttttcattcctctAAATCATTATATCCTTAACTGCGTGAACAGTAGAAGTTGAGAGTAAAGTAAATCATATATACATGCATGTGCAGCAAATTCAAGTCGCGTTTTATGGATAAAGAAGTGTCTTCACCATCCTACTTTCAGAAACGTTGGTAAACTAACTGGAATTCTGTATTCGACATacttttcccaatttttttgagCACTCGTTTATTGTTGTTCAAAATTACATCCAAATTGTAGCTTTGATAACTATTTATTAACTAACTAACTTCTAATGACTAACTTTTAACCAActaactttcattttttaaggaAGATATCAATGGATTAATCACTGAAGAAGTTGCATGATTTATCAAAGGTTCTTTCCTCATTAGGTTTGAGTACTTTACTTGTCTGTGTTAATTACCTAAGTTGATCAAAATCATCTATAATCTCTTCTTCTCTAACACCAAATAATAGCTTTTGACTGTTTAAGTTGTCTCAGCTGCCTCCTCTTCTCTACAAAAAATACCACCATTTTAAATGGTACCTGTGCGGGGGTGGCGCATTCGGTTAGAAGTCCACTGTGGCCAAACGGTCGATAGCTCTAAACCAAACTGGTCCcaacaaagcctttcatcaccCCGGGTTTGATTAGTTGCTACCGGGCCTGTCTGGCAcgaaaaaacactgatttgacacttCGACTCACCCCCGTAGGTCACTGTGTAGGCTAGAtacgcgttcgtgaacctcaaacgattctgaagtgaactgaacgtggaggcgcatcctaGACGGATTCATTAACTCCACACTTTACACACACTATTACTGTAAAAGGAAGCTTCATGACAGCAGTAGAATCGCAAATTCGTCATCGGCCAGCCatcgcaagttattgtatgggccaacacgcgctccaaaacctcaacgattacaagTTGAGATaaaacgcgtaggcgcatcgcAAGTGAATTGATAAGCCAGTGGCTTTATCCTTGAAGGGTGCCTCTTCGAACTATGCGTATGTGAAAAGCCAGGCTTAGCCGATTTTTGCACAATTTGTTAACTTTCACTGCTTTATTTGATTGCAGAAATGAGTGGTGTTGCGAATATCATACGACACTGCATCAATATTGAAATTAATTCCAGAGAAGCTcagaaaatattcaagaaaaagtaTGGTACGCGTCAGGTGGATCCTGTAAAGGATTTGACAGTGTCTCGAAAAAATTCACATTGTGGTGatcatttgagatttttcaagaaaacggCTATTATCATTTATCATCTATTTTGGACATTTTGAAATCTTAATAAATAAGGTAAATGAATATTAACCCGAAAAACGATACAGCGTAGCAATTTAGAAATATTAACAAAATCCTAAACAATTATGTTATGCGATGAAAAACTATCTGAActtgatgaaaaatgaattgtaACGTTCTCAATGTACATGATTTTTCGTTTCAATGCTCCTATGGTTATGTTTGTCTTTCAATCGCTACACATTCGCTATTTAGTTCATGTTCCTATATGTTAAGAAAATGTTGCGcgagcaataaataaattaacaaaCAATTTAAGAAACGAGTCCAAACGCAACCTTTTACAGATGATTCGCTGGGTTGTTCTTTTCGTCGCAGTTGCCACCGTCCTGGCAGAAGACTCCGTTAGAAACGTCACATGCAGGGCGAAAACACGTAGCAGTAAGTGATTAGTGATGAGcgcaaaataaattttgttgcCTTAGAAAATTTCACTCGTTCATAATATTTAACTATAAAAAACAGTCGTTTGTGTCGAAAAACTGTTGCAGAATGCTTCCTGGGAAAGTGTCCGTCTGGATTCACGTGTCTCACGAATGATGAATGCTGCGAGAACTCGCAAGTTGTGCTGCCTCGTAAGTTCTGCTCACTTTAGAAGTTTTTGTTGACACTTAGATTTTTGTCTTGTACTTTTCAGCCGAGGAATGCAAAGACTTCATGGAACACTGCGAGATCCTACATTGCGACCATGTGGATTTTGTCGATTTCGCACGTGCAAATTGTGCAAAAACGTGCAATTTCTGCTTCGAAAACGCTACTCTCCCACTAGGTTAGCCGAACTTTTGTCCTACTGTAGTGTGCTGTGTGTCCCGAGAAAACGATCTCGAGCAAGGGATCTCTCTCCTTCGGTAAGAGGAGAATGTGCTGTTAAGCCAATACACGAATGTACAAAAAACTGCCAAAgaagttttgaagaaattgtaGTTGagctctgtttttctttgctcttgTTTATCATGCACTTGTTCTCAAGTAAATGAACAACTAAGAGGAATGAATTCCATGTCACCGGTTGCACATATAGgcaatataataaaaagagagtaataataatattaacgGAGAATGACTAGTAAGAGAGTAATGTAGTAACAATAAGAGAGAATAAGAGTAATGTAGCTCCAGAAACCTTAAATATTTGTCACTCCATTCTTGTTCGTTAGAATTTCGCAGTTAGACTTTGCGCTGAAAAACGCTGCAGTTGAACAAACACAGACCTCTCCGCATGAGTCAACTATTCGCTTATCGTcggcttcattttttcctcactgCTTGAACAGCGTTGAGTTCAAGCCGTAACGCGTGGTTCTGGCGGATCATTAGAGGACTATTAGTGGATAAAGAGGAAGTCTCTGGCGCATCAATCCCCATGGGAGgcgccaacacgttttactgcaattcgtaatcgttgaggcttTGGAGTGCGTGttcgcctatacaatgactggcAGGAGTTAGCCGGTGATAAATTCAGCCTTTTTTCCTCCCATTGaagtctggtacgaatttgtcgatctcggagggatgaaaagcttggttggcagaagggcggtttcgaaccatcgactgtgcgGGCACAGTGGAGCTCTTACAGACTCTAGTACACCCGCCAATGGATTATATTTATTGATctgaaaatcaacaaaaattacgaaaattgAGTCAGCCCAAAAACCAAAAGCAACACTTTTTAGAGGAAGAAATCCTCCTTCAAACAACATGTTAAATAATgcagaactttttcttcttctgtgcgcgagtttaaatttaataaaaaaaaagaaacgcccTTATGGATGAGCCTGATAGAAGTTCGGCAATGACTTCATGAAAACTTCaggctcatttatttttttttatttgagtaCACTAAAaggtaaagaaagaaagcagttCCCACTATTTGTCccgtttttaatttttagaggAGGGATGACTCTCTTTAAAACACATTTCTGCAGTAGGTTATCAATTAACTCTTTTGCTGCAGGGAGTAGGAAGTCTCTCACAAATTCCATTCTCCAAATTCAAAACATCTGAAAGGAAACTGACAAAAGACAGATAATTGTGAACAAACACAacttaattaataaattaacagaaaaaaaagaaagagcagCAATAAATGGCGTCTTGGCGCACACCCACTACAGCACTTGTAGAAATGGATCGACCAATGCATCACTCGAATTTTGATGgttctgcgttttttttgctggaaataTATTAAGAGAATCAAAAGAGAAActgatttgaaaaaacttTGTGATAGATTTTAACGAAGCTTATCTTCTCTTTCTGTCTCACCATTTCTTCAGTATCGTATTAGGAAAATATtctacacatttttttaaatggaaagttttttttttatttcacgttCTCTATTTTTGTAAGCTatcataaatatttcaaaaaatgccaATATTCACCAACacaaacaacatgaaaatatatgaaaactTGAGTACGAAACGGACAGGCGAGTAACTTTAGAAGCATCCATCAAGCGGGTTAAAGTGCCTGtacggaaaatttttgaattttggatACAGCTGGATAATCCGTTTCAATgaacactacaaaaattcCTCTCGCTTTATGCTGTAAAAGTAGCCGGCAGTATGGACCGAAAATTTATTGCTCACGTCCATCGCGAAACAAGCACAAATTAAAGTTTCTGAGTGATCAGCTGTTCGTAGTTCCCTTGTCTGAGCTCCCCTCCTCTTTGCCATGGATATTCCTTCACCAATTATTTCAATCTATCATGGTCGACTTTTTCGCTCCCGATTTTTCTTGTGCCTTCATCCTCTGAAGATAAATCTTcgttgcagaattttttccgTCTGCAGATGGTGTGCCGATGTCTAGATTTTCGCAGGCAGAGGAGTTTGAATGTACCTCAGAGGGCTAATACATTCTCGAAAATAGTGCAGTTAATGATGCACTGAGGTAAAGAAGTTGGTTGAATCGATGTGCCGACCGCTAGAATTGACAAGGCAATttgtttctagaaaaaaaaattccaaaggtCATTAGGtcggaaatttctctttgagaAAAGCAGCGCTTAACGCTGTCTCGGTTTTTACTCCATATTCCAAGAACTAGTGGAAGAACGGTAATTTTCAGTGGATTCAACCTTTgaaccttcttctcttcactGCAAGAGGTGACAAATTTTGAACTCATAGGATTTTATATGCCTGAGTCCGATGTGGATGAATTGGTAGCAgatttgtttgggaggataataACTCCGATTtgcttttttgtaatttttaaattttttttttacatcggCTAaaccccgtaagtcattgtacaggcaagacacgcgttcgtaaacttcaaacgattctgaagtgaagtgcACATGGTGGCGCATCAAATGCGGATTGATTATCGTCACATAGATTTTCCCCTATCTTTCATATCcctggcttaaaggcatcactccacgaatctgaggtggtacggatttcaggtggagtattcgtatacgggatcgtagattaaggagagggggtgattccgtccatttcttcctaattgccgtaaaagacggtgcggaagatacggcttcaggtgttttggcgcactattttctacagggagttggactggagcgcgccagccttttaCGGCGCCAGCCTTTTACGGCaggtgttttggcgcactattttctacagggagttggactggagcgcgccagccttttacggcgccgcatcttccgggccgttttttacggcaattagggagaaatggacggaatcaccccctctccttaatctacgatcccgtatacgaatactccacctgaaatccgtaccacctcagattcgtgaggtgatgcctttaatttcataTGAATTTTATGTTATTCCTCACAAAATTATAATACTAACTTGTAGGTGTGAGTAACAGCGAGTATACCGCAatgtaaaagtaataaatgcACCATTACGTCCGTGCAGTAGATAGCTGGATACTGAAGTAGGCCAACAAAAACCTTTCATCTATTCCGGGAGGGGGGTGAATGAAACCCGCATTGTCCAGGGAGATCTGAACATTAAGTTAGCAGACTGGTTGATCCCTACAGCATTTACGCATTCTTGAACCCGAGGTTCGAGGCGTTTGACACCAGAGGATGCGTTGTCAGGAAGCAATTCCCGTTCAGAATACGCTTGCACTGATCTGTTGGATGACTGCCGCGATCGATCGAGACTATGTCGCGACATTGATTTTATGGACATGATGGCAGTGTTTTGCCCACGTTCCTGCATGCTCTGCGCTTATCAGCCACCTCCAGGCGGATGTCAGGAACTTCTCAACGAGTGAGTCGTCATTCATCTCCTTTTCCCTGgtattgagatttttttccttagctGTGCCACTCGTGAGAATTTCTGCACCACAACGAGGACCTCGTTGTATCAGAAGACAATGGGCTGTGGAAGAACCTGTGGAAAATGCTAGAATTCTGTTTTCCGAAGAattccttactttttctctttgttacTGCGAATGCTATGGATACATTTATGAAATATCTTTATCGCAATCCACGCACAACTTGAATGATACCCATTCGAGAGTAAACAAACGTCAAAAACATACAAACAAAGATCAGTATTGTATTGAGATCATGAGGTTCGTTTATCAACAGCAACTCAGACGAATACATGCTTGGCATTTCATAAATACTATGTAGcatcaaatcaaaataaatatctGGAAAGTGATATGTCGATGAAAAAACGCAAATATCTGACGAACATGTGGTGGCAAGGCGGCAATGAACGGTGAGGAGTGTATTTGCGTGTATGGTCACTggcgaatgtgttcaaccgagtCAGCGCGACGCGTGCGCCGCGACGCATGCTCTTCCATAGCTTGGCCCACGAAATGGCTCTCTCCTTTTGTTTTGCTCTCCATTTTTGCAGAGCAGAGGAGAGAGGGGGCGCGTAAAGCAGAGGAAGGGCGTGCGTTGCTCCAGAGACATCGCGGCCACCTCCTTGAAAATGTCGGAGCCGGCTCTGcctgtgtacgtgtgtgtctAGGCAGACatatatgtacgtatgtgtgtTATAGATTATGTTTATGTATGTGGCTAAATGGCATCAGGGACCACAGACAGTCTAGTCCTTGCTCATTAAAGGACTATAGTCATTGGAACGTTGATGGACCGCCAAAAAAGGTGTCCGCGTGACTCCTTGAGGTGGTGACGTTTGCGAGTGGAGAGATGTCGGCTGGCTGATCTGCAACTTGTTTGTTGAATCGCTATGTTCACAACGCAGGTCCAGACTAAAATATTCAATGAAGAATTCGAATGAGTGGCGATGTTATCAgttttcatcactttttaaTCATGGGTCATAGAGAAAGTAGTTTGTGGTTTGTGGtcatcgcaaagaaaaaatatagcatTCAACTGTTTTTCGATCCAAGCTAATAATGCCCACCAAAATTTCCTAATATCTCGGACTAAAAACGAATCTTTGAAGAGAACGATGCTGTAAAAACACCGGTGAGAAAGCGTCGAAAACTGAGTGACAAGATGTAGTTGTACAAATTTTCAGTCGCATTCGTCAAGGATATAAACCGTGAAATCCAAGCCGAGATTTCAGAAACTTTTGGATCTCATCTCCATACACctagtttttcttgttttcaacaCATAgtaatttctttaattgattCCACGCGCGGCAATgtcattttcagaatttttttcatctgctcATAAACGCAGAAACAATCTCTACAACCTCTCGAGCTCTTCAGCTTATTGCAGAAAGTCTATACTCTGTTAATAGAAAGAAGCAGGGGCATCTGGATTCAGATACAGGATCTTTGTCTGAGATTGAGATATAAGGGAGTTCCCCGCACTTTCGTGGTGGAAGATGAGAATCCAACCAACCAAAcaagtttttcagaaaaaaaaacccgaaagTGAGAAGGTGACAGAAATATTCACTTTCTAAATGGTCTTTAGAACTAGGGTAAATTTATACAGTTAtgatcatttttgatttttttgtagatctTTCCGTGCATTTCTCGCTCTTTGGAAGGTACGTAATCAGATTATGATCAAAAAACGTTCTACACTTCCCATCCCCCTTAATGCTAGATTATAATTTCTCGGACATGCGCCAAATACGAGTGCGAGTCAGTGTAGCTACTCATCTTAGCTTTATAGTTTGAATAAAACATCCGGCAGATGCGACTAATGCATGATCGTTGGTCAATCGTAAATATTTACCTGACTCGAACGACGATTTGCTTTCCCTTGGCGCTTCTCTTCTCGCTTCAATAGTCTTAGACGAAGTCGCTTCTCAAGCCATCTAAAAGAGAAGCGGATGGCGAAGATCCATAAAACCACAGCACTGGTTTTCTCTTAAGATATAAAGAGCCGTATGAGGACAGCCGAGAAATAAACAGCCACAGTAACCACATCACTCAGGACTCAGTTCTTTCAGTGTTAGACATGGAACGATGTTAGAGAAATTGAAAGAGAATGCTGCGATTTCCTGTCGGAGTCCGAACGAATTAGATTCTGCGAATGAATACGAGAATAACGAGGGTTTCAAGATTTCTTTACTGTTTTTCCATTAAGCaataaaaaacacaaagaatGTCTGAATTTGAAGTCGCATCTAGAAAAATAAGGTCCGCTTACAGAGTTTTCGAATGTTAGCTGAACTATGAGAATAAGGTTACCTTTTTATTAATGCGCCCTGACTAAAAAGAAACTGTACTGGAGATGACgttactttcaaaaatgaacatattcaattttctactttactttactgcagttactttccagaaaattttctaaagtgTTCATCCTTCGCTAGACTATTCCATTTAGCAAATCTCTCGGTGATTTCTAGAAATGGGCAGTACGAGGACAGGAAGAAGGATAAGGAAGAGATGAATTTTGAGAATAAgtccagaaatttttcgacTGTAACAAGAggttttttcaaggattttattATGCGTGAGCTTGAAAAGTTGACTAATTTCGAATCTCGGCCGTCAAAGAGACATGGGATATACCAAATTCGCCCCACTACGCTGGATACGCAAAACTCGGGGGTGATCAGAAAGCATTCCGAAAGTGGAGTGAATGCAAACGAGGTTTGTTGTTCATGCTCCTGTCGCCCACGTACCTCTTTTTCCCGAAATACGCCAACGAATTGGTGGCCGAATTGAGCACGATCATAAAATCAGAGATCCTAACGAGAATTGAAAGTGCGACGCCGAAAGACTCAATTCCATACAGATTTTCGTATATATCGAAAAATACTGGCATTGATCTGGAAAAACGAACGTTCAGTCGGAAATTCGCAGTACGAGGAGCAATATGCACTAacctgaaaataagaaattttattgCGATAAATATAGCGACCGTACGTGAGACTTTCTCTTTTGATTCCTCTGTGAGAACAATGGATCGACTACGTTGTTGGCTCTCGAAAAGCCTGGAAGAGAATCGTTAGAGACCCTAGAAGTGGATTTCCACAGTAAATTGAGAATTCTTTGGAGATTTTTGCGGGTTCTTGCGTCGTTCAATGAATGAAATTAACGGACACACACGAATGTTCTctgcaaacaattttacttGAATCCTAGTTAATgcaattttcatttcacaGAACAGCCACAAAcacaaaattcgaagaaacCCTCTTTTATaccaaaatatttcaaaactcTCCAGATGGAtactttccttcttccttcacaACGGGTAACAAAATTTCTACTCCGTTCCAATAATTACAAATTCCCAACGCAATTTGATACAGAAAATCACACTCGCAGTTTGCAGAATGTTCtacaattttcaagaaaattctacATACTTGTGGCTATAGAAAGTGGTTTACTTGTAATCCTTCCTGGGCAACCTTATTCAGTTGAGAGTATGTATTTTGAATTGAGGTCAGGAGAGGGTTGCTCTGCTGCTCTAAGCAGGCACCAAGGACTTTCAGATGGTAAAATCCTAGCGCTGACTCATCATTTCCAAATAACAAGATTTATCTCATTCTCGGCAAACAATTTTGACGTTTATCACAATTAAACAGGCTATGATTCCGCAAAGTTGCTCCAGATtgagtttttttgttgagcTGCAGTTTGAATGGCAAAGAAATAGCGTTAGACAaagcaaaattgaaattggGATCCGATTCTATCAAcgttatttcgttttttcccttattatttccttattaGTCTAGTCCAGACATGCTCCACGTGCTGTCATCCCTTTGGCGTATTTAACAGCACACATATTTATTGTAGTAATCATAATATAATGGTAGTACAATTATCATCACTATACAATATAGTGATGATAGTAGTACTCTGATTTTTATTTAGCTCTAATTAACTTTCAACTGGGACATCATCCTATCTTTATATCCTCAAGTATGTATTTAAGTAAGATCATCTCCGGAAAAACTTTAATTCCAACAGATTAGCGTAGATTTGGATAAAAGCAAAGCTAACCGTAAAGGAAACACCTactttcttcgcttcttcaaacttctatGCACTCGATATTCGGTCAAAACGCTGAGTATGAGTATCGTAGTCACAGGTCCAATTGTTTGCGTCAACGTCATCAGTATCGCTTTGTATCGAGTAAACTTAAGATACACTTCATTCGATAACTATGGCACTGTTTGTGACGAGGATGCTGTAACTTACCGAATTTCGGAATACCGTAGGCGCTGGACATGAAGCTTCGACACCATGTTCTGCGTCAAAACATTTCTCCACAGTGAATTCGAAATAAATTGGGATGTTCACAGCGAAACATAGAAAGATCACTAGTCCTAAATTATTCTTCCATGcatttctattattcattcattcattcatccattcatccattcatgcGTTCGTTCGATCCTCATTCATCCTCCCATTAACTCACTCACTAATTCATTCAATAACTAGTTCACAAGATCACTTATAGAAACATTCATTGAATTATTTCAtcactcatttattcattcgatCAATCATTTGTTCGTTCAGTCAAGCTCTTCTATTTAATCCCCCATTTATTCCTTCGGTCAATCATATTTCTCACATATTAACTAATTTActcattcatttgttcatctccatgtttgtttgttgttgctgtttgtTCCCATCAATTTGTGCATTCatctgtttatttacttattgttTGTGACTTGTCCTCATTTCCCCAGCTCTGCTCTTCCATTCCGCCATAGAAGAGGTTGTACCtggtagaaggcatgatctgaAGTACTTCCTGAGCTGCAAGTGTTCTTTGGCGGATTTGACGCTTGCTCCACGACCTTTTTGCGATCCAAGGCACGATTCGAGCTCGTTCGAAGCTTTTCGCTGCTTCATGCTCTGAAAGTGATCTTTGTTCGGTATCTACAGTAATTAGCCGTTGATTGGCTGCGGTGTGAAGGGAAATAGCAAGGTTGACTTGTTTTGCTTACGAGACGGTGAAAATTTGATCAATGCCTCATGATCGCACGCATCGCTGAACGCAGTCATTACGTTGTAGATAATTATATGCTTAAGGAATTACATATGTGTGGAATGAGAGATACTCTCTAACATTCCTACATTCGGatctattaaaggcagcacaccacgaatctgacgtggtgagggaactAGCGGGAAAAGTTAgggatggggttgtagattgcgagatctgaggtggttccgctAATCTCCCCCTGATCGTCGAAAAAGGGAAACATTCAGGAAGACTTCACTTTTAACACATCACCCTTGTGCATCCATAAGCGATTCGTCGAAGGTCAGTGATGTCACCTCATTAACCTATTCATCTAAAACCAGTGCTGTGCATGGGaaaagcgttctaacgttcacCGCAATATCGCAATAACCCAAGTTGTTCCCACGCCGtgttttacgacgattagggagagatgagcagaaccatcTTGGATCCCGCAAACTACAACCACATTCTCCACTCAAGTCCGACTTCAACCTGAGAGAATATGTAGAAGggcaaaaaacaagaactcaTTCATAAGATTCTTTCCAGCTCAGTCACTCGTGCAAAATAAAACGCTTTTCCACGAAAAACTTTTTCGTGTTGAATAGAAATGTTTTTGATAG
Coding sequences within it:
- a CDS encoding hypothetical protein (NECATOR_CHRIV.G15758.T2), coding for MELEERENSHCVTAERRFLRHCNLGVLSITPACHAINCGLKLSRRNAFIRMVIVRTQFLGIEFSSEHLMMIRWVVLFVAVATVLAEDSVRNVTCRAKTRSKCFLGKCPSGFTCLTNDECCENSQVVLPPEECKDFMEHCEILHCDHVDFVDFARANCAKTCNFCFENATLPLEYACTDLLDDCRDRSRLCRDIDFMDMMAVFCPRSCMLCAYQPPPGGCQELLNDCATRENFCTTTRTSLYQKTMGCGRTCGKC
- a CDS encoding hypothetical protein (NECATOR_CHRIV.G15758.T1), translating into MCSNVMITSRSTCTFHSYGAVVRNLSAEKSIHIGSINFLCVLCIQRNAFIRMVIVRTQFLGIEFSSEHLMMIRWVVLFVAVATVLAEDSVRNVTCRAKTRSKCFLGKCPSGFTCLTNDECCENSQVVLPPEECKDFMEHCEILHCDHVDFVDFARANCAKTCNFCFENATLPLEYACTDLLDDCRDRSRLCRDIDFMDMMAVFCPRSCMLCAYQPPPGGCQELLNDCATRENFCTTTRTSLYQKTMGCGRTCGKC
- a CDS encoding hypothetical protein (NECATOR_CHRIV.G15759.T1), whose protein sequence is MESSLRWLSGDHPLEEAKIQATLRYLRRCKTLECILRELSMENGTLRNCTYRYSSDDSITSIALWIDGPCTCIAAILALIGVHFAVRFLFRAGLNKDLTAALFSLCVIDSLLMMTVFLFYCIEAIGVLFLDTNLMYNHQLFTSSLHGVAQSLTTASTMLVIYITFLRFMVVMRPLRYAPSSYTRTAKQSMKQRKASNELESCLGSQKGRGASVKSAKEHLQLRKYFRSCLLPGLVIFLCFAVNIPIYFEFTVEKCFDAEHGVEASCPAPTVFRNSFTRYKAILMTLTQTIGPVTTILILSVLTEYRVHRSLKKRRKLFESQQRSRSIVLTEESKEKVSRTVAIFIAIKFLIFRSMPVFFDIYENLYGIESFGVALSILVRISDFMIVLNSATNSLAYFGKKRWLEKRLRLRLLKREEKRQGKANRRSSQISQPTSLHSQTSPPQGVTRTPFLAVHQRSNDYSPLMSKD
- a CDS encoding hypothetical protein (NECATOR_CHRIV.G15759.T2) — its product is MENGTLRNCTYRYSSDDSITSIALWIDGPCTCIAAILALIGVHFAVRFLFRAGLNKDLTAALFSLCVIDSLLMMTVFLFYCIEAIGVLFLDTNLMYNHQLFTSSLHGVAQSLTTASTMLVIYITFLRFMVVMRPLRYAPSSYTRTAKQSMKQRKASNELESCLGSQKGRGASVKSAKEHLQLRKYFRSCLLPGLVIFLCFAVNIPIYFEFTVEKCFDAEHGVEASCPAPTVFRNSFTRYKAILMTLTQTIGPVTTILILSVLTEYRVHRSLKKRRKLFESQQRSRSIVLTEESKEKVSRTVAIFIAIKFLIFRSMPVFFDIYENLYGIESFGVALSILVRISDFMIVLNSATNSLAYFGKKRWLEKRLRLRLLKREEKRQGKANRRSSQISQPTSLHSQTSPPQGVTRTPFLAVHQRSNDYSPLMSKD